Proteins encoded within one genomic window of Saccharopolyspora pogona:
- a CDS encoding endonuclease VII domain-containing protein, whose amino-acid sequence MVTRSKGGTSLGSSRTTNRRCKDCEAEGIGTRRNAKYPGPRCATHHRATKKKRKDYSHKTHVEETYGITYEQYWGIYEVQQGKCYICRRANGTKRKLSVDHDHACCAGPKSCGRCVRGLLCRSCNRNVLGHLRDDPQAFRRAIDYLTNPPARAILD is encoded by the coding sequence GTGGTTACACGTTCGAAGGGGGGAACGAGTTTGGGAAGTTCGCGGACTACGAATCGCCGTTGTAAAGACTGCGAGGCAGAAGGCATCGGGACCCGGAGAAACGCCAAGTATCCGGGTCCTCGTTGTGCCACCCATCACCGAGCAACAAAGAAGAAGCGTAAGGACTACTCGCATAAGACCCACGTAGAGGAGACCTATGGAATCACCTACGAGCAGTACTGGGGGATTTATGAAGTGCAGCAGGGTAAGTGTTACATCTGTCGGCGAGCTAACGGCACGAAAAGGAAACTTTCAGTCGACCATGATCATGCCTGCTGCGCAGGCCCTAAGTCCTGCGGTAGATGTGTTCGGGGACTGTTGTGCCGATCATGTAATCGCAACGTTCTTGGACACCTTAGAGACGATCCGCAAGCCTTCCGGCGAGCGATCGACTACCTGACCAATCCACCAGCACGCGCAATACTTGACTAG
- a CDS encoding DUF7574 domain-containing protein encodes MGYGNPDLYYNPENFGLRTIGEVEWSEPCYSFDLTVVWYHAESGKYYWASDSGCSCPSPFEYYNSLDKAESGSVWQAIAELTRRHGERPEDEYYADNWDYANSKVVDLCGKLIQLHRSLSS; translated from the coding sequence ATGGGATACGGAAACCCGGACCTGTACTACAACCCGGAGAACTTCGGGCTTAGGACCATCGGCGAAGTTGAGTGGTCGGAGCCTTGTTACAGCTTCGACTTGACAGTGGTCTGGTACCACGCTGAAAGCGGCAAGTACTACTGGGCTAGCGACTCTGGTTGCTCGTGCCCGAGTCCGTTTGAGTACTACAACTCGCTGGACAAGGCTGAGTCGGGGAGCGTGTGGCAGGCGATTGCCGAGCTGACGCGTCGGCATGGCGAGCGTCCCGAGGACGAGTACTACGCCGATAACTGGGATTACGCGAACTCGAAGGTTGTTGACCTCTGCGGAAAGCTTATCCAGCTACATCGCAGCTTGTCTAGTTAG
- a CDS encoding DUF6378 domain-containing protein: MTENDLGMLEEAAVDSTPRSGLLREAERLITGDRNVTHGEPTANFRDIAELWTTLLSHKLAPGQRITSGDTAMLMVALKLARMRAKPTRDHWVDIAGYAACGFETDVAEGRIKESAE; the protein is encoded by the coding sequence ATGACGGAGAACGATCTCGGCATGCTTGAAGAGGCGGCAGTTGACTCAACTCCGCGTTCGGGTCTGCTCCGGGAGGCTGAGCGGCTGATCACGGGAGACCGGAACGTCACCCACGGCGAGCCAACCGCGAACTTCCGAGACATCGCGGAATTGTGGACCACGCTACTTAGCCACAAGCTAGCTCCTGGACAGCGAATCACCTCGGGCGATACCGCGATGCTGATGGTTGCTCTCAAGCTCGCTCGAATGCGAGCTAAGCCGACTCGGGATCACTGGGTTGACATCGCGGGCTATGCCGCGTGCGGATTCGAGACAGACGTTGCCGAAGGACGAATTAAGGAGAGTGCGGAATGA
- a CDS encoding metallophosphoesterase, protein MSKSYVVISDTQCPYEDKKAMAAVIRFIGEYQPDEVVHIGDVVDFPQPSRWNKDTKGEFEGSVFKDVEYTVKNLIAPLRAIYGGDIGFLEGNHDLRPREYLAKYAPALAESHAFDMDVLLNYEEYEIRKLPDFYNFAPGWLMTHGHLGKIPLTQNAGATALGAAKKFSSSVIMGHTHRLGIGHFSTGYGGAVSQTLTGMEVGNLMDMKQAGYLKGGAANWQQGFGLVHVDGKHVQATPIRISGRRFVVDGVTYNV, encoded by the coding sequence GTGAGTAAGTCCTACGTCGTCATTAGCGACACGCAATGCCCCTACGAGGACAAGAAGGCGATGGCTGCGGTCATTCGTTTCATCGGCGAGTACCAGCCGGACGAAGTGGTTCACATCGGTGACGTAGTGGACTTCCCGCAGCCATCCCGCTGGAACAAGGACACTAAGGGCGAGTTCGAAGGGTCCGTGTTCAAAGACGTCGAGTACACCGTGAAGAACCTTATTGCTCCACTCCGAGCTATCTACGGTGGAGACATCGGGTTCTTGGAGGGCAACCACGACCTCCGGCCGCGTGAGTACCTGGCGAAGTATGCTCCGGCCCTGGCGGAGTCGCACGCATTCGATATGGATGTGCTGCTGAATTACGAAGAGTACGAGATCCGGAAGCTCCCGGACTTCTACAACTTCGCTCCAGGCTGGCTGATGACGCATGGACACCTTGGTAAGATCCCGCTGACTCAGAACGCGGGCGCTACGGCGCTTGGAGCGGCTAAGAAGTTCAGTTCGAGCGTAATCATGGGCCACACTCACCGGCTAGGTATCGGCCACTTCAGCACCGGTTATGGAGGTGCCGTGAGTCAGACACTTACGGGAATGGAAGTCGGGAACCTGATGGACATGAAGCAGGCCGGGTACCTCAAGGGCGGTGCGGCTAACTGGCAGCAAGGATTCGGCCTGGTGCACGTGGACGGTAAGCACGTCCAGGCGACCCCGATTCGAATCAGTGGCCGGCGGTTCGTTGTCGATGGCGTTACTTACAACGTCTAA